The following proteins are encoded in a genomic region of Hippoglossus hippoglossus isolate fHipHip1 chromosome 3, fHipHip1.pri, whole genome shotgun sequence:
- the si:ch1073-291c23.2 gene encoding uncharacterized protein si:ch1073-291c23.2 isoform X2, which yields MSAELYTVRGPGGNDASLQGTTVGGSKPLHRFMKGQPKTIGVVVLVLGSSFFIISIAMLDDLPDEPMWKINPAVIIQGILFIMCGIMYILTEHNPTKKTVTISLALSIVSILATLWTDLHILPDLVHSHYYRHYAYNYNITETEEGLWTEHYEAVVMMTAAPTETPAE from the exons ATGTCTGCCGAGCTGTACACTGTGAGAGGACCAGGCGGGAATGATGCAAGTCTTCAAGGCACCACAGTGGGGGGCAGCAAACCTTTACACCGCTTCATGAAAGGACAACCCAAGACTATTGgc gTCGTTGTGTTGGTCTTGGGCTCGtctttctttatcatttcaaTTGCAATGTTAGACGACCTCCCTGATGAGCCTATGTGGAAAATCAACCCAGCTGTCATTATTCAGGGGATTCTG TTCATCATGTGTGGGATTATGTATATTCTGACAGAGCACAATCCAACCAAGAAAACA GTCACCATATCTCTGGCTCTGAGTATTGTGTCGATACTGGCGACATTGTGGACTGACTTGCACATCCTGCCCGATTTAGTACACAGCCACTACTACAGGCATTATGCTTACAATTATAACatcacagaaacagaagaaggaTTATGGACAGAACATTATGag GCTGTTGTCATGATGACGGCTGCACCAACTGAAACTCCAGCAGAATGA
- the LOC117759341 gene encoding uncharacterized protein LOC117759341: MEASPCAQIVTSHTASLLMSLNLQRQRAQFCDCVVRQRQSPGQLYPAHRCVLAASSPVLSSILSSSGALVELQAPCLTGSVLALLLDYIYTGNLPFSRIQQYYYSLLTSACYLQMDELQEALRAWQKTKASGADKTNVSTGNESELCRNVICTATTNSCSKHLPSTCSVDALPRQEETGGPLERVDHPYSCDEVQMHSTSLDSCIKSTKTDISGINGTNGCSSSCILSNCSSISEDYSDGVNTGKCTPLTYLTPQDFIQNIPDSAEEHIVSEVDKEVQKDQFHSAGTETWQTSTEEELERKVEDKRKLSSPSSSSPHPYCEAVPVIRHSSTADMHQLAEVPPYHSISKASVDSSRAAATRLASKDIDDIAEGVTTKHKNHHGEQDQDDRICEYVTGTQSLDYKNSSDHCTEQDICYRSSRDQSDTLEQQYSSNGDYFMKQNDEHVDNGLSHNTDHNNHHAHCDSFQSKDHTKYLGDDSVPQNKICGKFIRGLKHKAELSFDDLPSKHQQLDWSDGPNVSTSAAAEETLSQDLRDAAPLPEEMSDTGSGSQGDANDKQSYSSRGPAKMDRQEPHCNLYESRKDWFPTLHRAQTSTYDTVSAQQENESVRERRATAALDNVTGRLFDFERRTSLELSEITEPRLTFTKPGDSNMSDLMCSVVGQSYHGHLHYHCLRHEDTRLLYRDSDHKPSHPDYSNQSSDEEEEEANTGRRSLRPHFATETTDQVLLLDISAKPAELLVAYKHKSDDIAFCKNDIFGSGVREQQDEATSVAGVEKKKSRTAARLGAKSFDECKNESWVGKTNLERPGDGAIQKAVSNPEEGKSQSGILAACSSSCIPDCVQASISSTLSVCIPATLSASMPRNISAHLSTPLHQPFQCSLCDRSFSQRGSLNRHVRSHLGVRPFPCPCCPMTFSRQYRVTEHMRVHQRFTHGNDFHKTSASSI, encoded by the exons ATGGAG GCATCACCTTGTGCCCAGATAGTTACTAGCCACACAGCATCTCTGTTGATGAGCCTGAACCTCCAAAGACAGCGAGCTCAGTTCTGTGACTGTGTGgtcagacagaggcagagtccAGGTCAACTGTATCCTGCACACAG GTGTGTCCTGGCAGCTTCTAGTCCAGTGCTTTCATCTATCTTGTCCTCCTCTGGTGCCCTGGTGGAACTGCAGGCACCTTGTCTGACTGGTTCTGTGCTGGCTCTTCTTTTGGACTACATTTATACTGGGAATTTGCCATTCTCACGAATCCAGCAGTACTACTACAGCTTGCTCACTAGCGCTTGCTACCTGCAGATGGATGAACTGCAAGAGGCTTTAAGGGCATGGCAGAAGACTAAGGCGAGTGgtgcagacaaaacaaatgtttccaCTGGAAATGAGAGTGAGCTGTGTAGAAACGTTATCTGTACAGCTACAACAAACTCCTGTAGTAAGCATCTACCTTCAACATGCAGCGTGGATGCATTACCAagacaggaggaaacaggagggCCGCTGGAGAGAGTGGATCATCCATATTCATGTGATGAAGTGCAAATGCATTCAACGAGTTTGGATTCCTGtattaaaagcacaaaaacagatATAAGTGGTATAAATGGTACAAACGGCTGTAGTAGCAGCTGTATTTTAAGTAACTGCAGTAGTATATCAGAGGACTACTCTGATGGTGTCAACACTGGAAAGTGCACACCACTAACTTATCTGACACCTCAAGATTTCATTCAAAATATCCCTGACTCCGCTGAAGAGCATATAGTGTCCGAAGTGGACAAAGAGGTGCAGAAGGATCAGTTTCATTCAGCTGGCACAGAGACCTGGCAGACGAGCacagaagaggagctggagaggaaagTGGAGGACAAGAGGAAGTTATCATCACCCTCTTCTTCATCGCCACATCCGTACTGTGAGGCAGTGCCTGTCATACGCCACAGCAGTACAGCAGATATGCACCAGCTGGCAGAGGTGCCTCCGTACCATTCAATATCCAAGGCCTCAGTCGATTCCAGCAGAGCTGCCGCCACACGATTAGCAAGCAAAGACATTGATGACATTGCTGAGGGTGTTACTACTAAGCACAAAAATCACCATGGGGAACAGGATCAGGATGACAGAATCTGTGAGTACGTGACTGGAACACAGAGTTTGGATTACAAGAATAGCTCAGATCACTGCACAGAACAGGATATATGTTACAGATCTAGTAGAGATCAATCCGACACGTTAGAACAACAATACAGCAGCAATGGAGATTATTTTATGAAACAAAATGATGAACATGTGGACAATGGATTATCCCACAATACGGATCATAATAACCACCACGCTCACTGTGATTCCTTTCAGAGTAAAGATCACACAAAATATCTTGGAGATGATTCAGTGCCACAGAATAAGATTTGCGGCAAATTCATCAGGGGATTGAAGCATAAAGCTGAGCTCAGTTTCGATGATTTACCCTCCAAACATCAACAACTGGACTGGTCTGACGGTCCCAACGTCTCAacgtcagctgcagcagaggagacgcTCTCCCAAGACCTGAGAGACGCAGCTCCACTTCCTGAGGAGATGTcggacacaggaagtggctcTCAGGGGGACGCCAATGACAAACAAAGTTATTCCAGCAGGGGTCCGGCTAAAATGGATAGACAGGAGCCCCATTGTAACCTCTATGAATCAAGGAAAGATTGGTTCCCAACACTGCACAGAGCCCAGACAAGCACATACGATACTGTCTCTGCCCAGCAGGAAAACGAGtctgtcagagagagaagagctaCTGCTGCTTTGGATAATGTCACTGGTCGTCTGTTTGACTTTGAACGCCGCACATCACTGGAACTCTCAGAAATCACAGAGCCACGCTTAACTTTTACAAAGCCAGGGGAcagcaacatgtctgatctCATGTGTAGTGTGGTAGGACAGTCATACCACGGACATCTTCATTACCACTGCCTACGCCACGAGGACACACGCTTATTGTACAGAGACTCTGATCACAAACCCTCTCACCCTGATTATTCAAACCAGtccagtgatgaagaggaggaggaggccaacACAGGTCGCAGGTCTCTGAGGCCGCACTTTGCTACAGAAACCACAGACCAGGTTCTACTGCTTGACATTAGTGCGAAACCTGCGGAGTTGCTTGTGGcttacaaacacaaatcagaCGACATCGCTTTCTGCAAAAATGACATATTTGGGAGTGGGGTCAGAGAGCAACAGGATGAAGCTACATCTGTAGCAggtgttgaaaagaaaaaaagtaggACTGCAGCAAGACTTGGGGCTAAGAGTTTTGATGAGTGCAAGAATGAATCTTGGGTCGGAAAGACAAATTTAGAAAGACCCGGTGATGGCGCCATTCAAAAAGCTGTCTCCAACCCTGAGGAGGGTAAAAGCCAGAGCGGCATTTTGGCAGCATGTTCATCTTCTTGTATACCAGACTGTGTACAAGCCTCCATATCATCTACCTTGTCTGTGTGCATACCAGCTACTCTCTCGGCCAGCATGCCAAGAAATATATCAGCCCATCTGTCAACACCACTCCACCAACCTTTCCAGTGTTCTCTGTGCGACCGCTCCTTCAGCCAGCGAGGCTCTCTGAATAGACATGTGCGGAGCCACCTTGGCGTACGGCCCTTTCCCTGCCCATGCTGCCCTATGACCTTTTCTCGCCAGTACCGAGTCACAGAGCACATGCGTGTTCACCAGCGGTTCACCCATGGGAATGACTTTCACAAGACCTCTGCTTCTTCGATTTGA
- the si:ch1073-291c23.2 gene encoding uncharacterized protein si:ch1073-291c23.2 isoform X1 has product MSAELYTVRGPGGNDASLQGTTVGGSKPLHRFMKGQPKTIGVVVLVLGSSFFIISIAMLDDLPDEPMWKINPAVIIQGILFIMCGIMYILTEHNPTKKTVTISLALSIVSILATLWTDLHILPDLVHSHYYRHYAYNYNITETEEGLWTEHYEDMGKSLEGIFVFYSSAGAIILIVMSTLAGAALRSTKSQAVVMMTAAPTETPAE; this is encoded by the exons ATGTCTGCCGAGCTGTACACTGTGAGAGGACCAGGCGGGAATGATGCAAGTCTTCAAGGCACCACAGTGGGGGGCAGCAAACCTTTACACCGCTTCATGAAAGGACAACCCAAGACTATTGgc gTCGTTGTGTTGGTCTTGGGCTCGtctttctttatcatttcaaTTGCAATGTTAGACGACCTCCCTGATGAGCCTATGTGGAAAATCAACCCAGCTGTCATTATTCAGGGGATTCTG TTCATCATGTGTGGGATTATGTATATTCTGACAGAGCACAATCCAACCAAGAAAACA GTCACCATATCTCTGGCTCTGAGTATTGTGTCGATACTGGCGACATTGTGGACTGACTTGCACATCCTGCCCGATTTAGTACACAGCCACTACTACAGGCATTATGCTTACAATTATAACatcacagaaacagaagaaggaTTATGGACAGAACATTATGag gACATGGGAAAGAGCTTGGAGGGGATCTTTGTATTCTACAGTTCTGCTGGTGcaattattttaattgtaatgTCAACTCTGGCTGGAGCTGCCCTGCGTTCCACAAAGAGTCAG GCTGTTGTCATGATGACGGCTGCACCAACTGAAACTCCAGCAGAATGA